A region of Periplaneta americana isolate PAMFEO1 chromosome 16, P.americana_PAMFEO1_priV1, whole genome shotgun sequence DNA encodes the following proteins:
- the LOC138691880 gene encoding uncharacterized protein isoform X3 yields the protein MEASEPYSEGYKKTDGACRIKGYMYEIKLAGLLFLRLINEKKRFHIASYMDVAGQFDDLVLSIDGKAVFVQLKHKLGAQASERKLHTVHRIFRIEKLYSSYCNLKKDWEEKTDLQLWGPFSDVRFVVYTNAVVAVGEAVDTDVQNVLMTGGKCLRFSENDFPKLKNEPEFNQFLHQFRLYTEQASLKQLDSLIRTELLKALSTDSQVQTFLTDIMDWMGGPGSYLTENVQFWKDIVKCALDDLNKAKIDQLAKFNLQFDDRELNLIKQQLPEGGGLQRVQNSTSMEAGYEKTGAAWRNEGYIYEVKIAGLLFLKLINVRKSFHIVSNMDAAGQFDDLVLSIDGKAAFVQLKHKLGAQVSERKRLYTVRRIFTIEKLYSSYCDLKKHWEDKTDLQRWGPFSDVQFVVYTNAVVAEGEAVDTDVQNVLMTGGKCIHFSENDFPELRNKPDFNQFLHQFRLYTEQSSLKQLDSLIRNELHMALGTDCQFQTFLTDIRNWMEGPGSYLTENVQFWKDIVKCSVDDLNKAKIDQLAKFNLQFDERELNLFRQQLPEGGGLLRVQNSNALTCLKVHQSVDKKILVDANVLEDRMSEVLVLWGRWPGCDVLVIDGWVEAIEKVVHNLGLGKTLVVIDDSENGMEIECLSHKDEFRFGQLNEESKTQVLDCKIHFQGESITLNTLVDNTVFDKVANAEIVTQLVSGIAESIGDKLTQQSEHYIPRKFCSREHVSETVFSDDRECLVVSGVSLQALRKIVEIFDETKHSDEGVCRCFVIGGKDDFDKAKTVFERVHWLHKEETGFIWKQSKGSVSYIKSHLMDKTSIRSLQEVMLLSDKVKLLVAHPGMGKSTEIFTLAQEFKRREPACWVVTVVLSEHIDYLSGCSDSAVELLLQAGKFKNDFAKSLFKHELDHGGNIVILIDGFDEICPDYTGKVLHMLRQFIIHCKFKQLWITSRSFLKEMLEESFSRLSFELQPFTKQDQHDFLAKLWNDMSDGPYNLDIFIACVLEVTGNSLNDKLGQFTEIPLQTRMLAEVFRSEASHFCQSGEMNIDRKLNLLELANRFVDRKWNIFVSEKGRVDVTNLVQHRILRLLRKEYVNDHMACAVHSLLTTEDFNRLQSSKDIMRRVEGFQDQFRNGNEKSGIVAQIVNSKAMFIHRTFLEFFAGKWFTKNVEHEGEYIKQILLREEFVIVREFFDRILAEGFELHTAILNEDKDYVLKLLSSPECDMNGKDKGGRTPLHLAVINHAESSNFSPNKTVCEIIELLLQNHCDCNAEDGVFHWRPLTLADKIQAWSAADMLLGSGAESSDMIFTMELIEGEQGDQFLCRLLKIVALQGYVNIAKLMFKCGLCVNHPLEAHFNTNIYPNAITATLLHIASSAGQTKLVEFLLEAEETEGFLKKRALVGDDNQLHLDTEKTSVYTTTKERLEMRDSDHRTPLFWAAVKGRLETVKMLVGKGANVNTDDACKQTPLYYAISGCHAEVVKFLIENGANVKVCDKDGDSVIFTALLSGNLDILRLLIDKGADVDACNKLSKSLIFTAVERDNVDIVRLLIGKGANVNACNMYGENPVFSAVEEGNVDIVRLLIDNGADVNACNVYGESPIFTAVEEGNVDIVRLLVDKGADVNACNKDGESPVFAAVEGGNVEIVRLLVDKGADVTARNMYGDSPLSIAERKGNLEIVSVLKRKNC from the exons gGTTACAAGAAAACTGATGGAGCCTGCAGGATTAAAGGGTATATGTATGAAATCAAATTGGCTGGACTTCTCTTCCTTAGACTGATCAATGAGAAAAAGAGGTTTCATATTGCCTCCTACATGGATGTAGCTGGACAGTTCGATGATTTGGTATTGAGCATTGATGGTAAAGCAGTTTTTGTACAGTTGAAACATAAGCTAGGGGCACAAGCCTCAGAAAGAAAATTACACACAGTACACAGAATCTTCCGAATCGAGAAGCTCTACAGTTCTTACTGCAATCTCAAGAAGGATTGGGAAGAGAAAACTGACCTGCAACTGTGGGGTCCATTCAGCGATGTGCGGTTTGTTGTTTACACAAATGCTGTTGTGGCTGTAGGTGAAGCTGTTGATACTGATGTCCAGAATGTTCTCATGACAGGAGGAAAATGCTTACGTTTCTCTGAAAATGACTTTCCCAAGTTAAAGAACGAGCCTGAGTTCAACCAGTTCCTCCATCAGTTCAGATTATACACGGAACAAGCAAGTTTGAAGCAGCTTGATTCCTTAATCAGAACTGAACTTCTTAAGGCATTGAGCACGGATTCTCAGGTCCAGACATTTCTGACTGATATAATGGACTGGATGGGAGGCCCTGGTTCTTACCTCAcggaaaatgttcagttttggaAAGATATAGTGAAGTGTGCTTTGGATGACTTGAATAAAGCAAAAATAGATCAGCTCGCAAAATTTAATCTGCAGTTTGATGATAGAGAGTTGAACTTAATTAAACAGCAGTTACCGGAAGGCGGAGGACTTCAGAGAGTCCAGAATAGCACGAGTATGGAAGCT gGTTACGAGAAGACAGGTGCAGCCTGGAGAAATGAAGGGTATATATATGAAGTCAAAATAGCTGGACTTCTCTTCCTTAAACTGATCAATGTGAGAAAGAGCTTTCATATTGTCTCCAACATGGATGCAGCTGGACAGTTCGATGATTTGGTATTGAGCATTGATGGTAAAGCAGCTTTTGTACAGTTGAAACATAAGCTAGGGGCACAAGTCTCGGAAAGAAAGAGATTATACACAGTACGCAGAATCTTCACAATCGAGAAGCTCTACAGTTCTTACTGCGATCTGAAGAAGCATTGGGAAGACAAAACTGATCTACAACGGTGGGGTCCATTCAGCGATGTGCAGTTTGTTGTTTACACAAATGCTGTTGTGGCTGAAGGTGAAGCTGTTGATACTGATGTCCAGAATGTTCTCATGACAGGAGGAAAATGCATACATTTCTCTGAAAATGACTTTCCCGAGTTAAGGAACAAACCTGACTTCAATCAGTTCCTCCATCAGTTCAGGTTATACACAGAACAATCAAGTTTGAAGCAGCTTGATTCCTTAATCAGAAATGAACTTCATATGGCATTGGGGACTGATTGTCAGTTCCAGACATTTCTGACTGATATAAGGAACTGGATGGAAGGCCCTGGTTCTTACCTCAcggaaaatgttcagttttggaAGGATATAGTGAAGTGCAGTGTTGATGACTTAAATAAAGCAAAAATAGATCAGCTCGCAAAATTTAATCTGCAATTTGATGAAAGAGAGTTGAATTTATTTAGACAGCAGTTACCGGAAGGCGGAGGACTTCTGAGAGTTCAGAATTCTAACGCTCTCACTTGTCTCAAAGTTCACCAAAGCGTTGACAAGAAGATTCTGGTAGATGCCAACGTGTTGGAGGATAGAATGAGTGAAGTGTTGGTATTGTGGGGTCGCTGGCCTGGATGTGATGTGCTTGTAATTGATGGCTGGGTTGAGGCAATAGAAAAGGTCGTCCACAATTTAGGTTTAGGAAAGACCCTTGTTGTGATTGACGACAGTGAGAATGGAATGGAAATAGAATGTCTCAGTCACAAAGACGAGTTTCGCTTTGGGCAACTGAATGAGGAATCAAAGACACAAGTATTAGATTGCAAAATACATTTCCAAGGTGAGTCCATCACACTTAACACATTAGTTGACAACACCGTGTTCGACAAAGTAGCGAACGCTGAAATTGTAACTCAGTTGGTCTCTGGAATTGCCGAAAGCATTGGAGATAAACTCACTCAACAAAGTGAACACTACATACCTCGTAAGTTTTGTAGTAGGGAACATGTGAGTGAGACAGTATTTTCTGATGACCGGGAGTGCTTAGTTGTAAGTGGAGTTTCACTGCAGGCTCTGAGGAAAATTGTAGAGATATTTGATGAAACAAAACATTCTGACGAAGGTGTGTGTCGCTGTTTTGTAATTGGAGGAAAAGATGATTTTGACAAGGCCAAAACCGTATTTGAACGAGTCCATTGGCTTCATAAAGAAGAGACTGGCTTTATTTGGAAACAGTCCAAGGGTAGTGTGTCCTATATTAAATCTCACTTAATGGATAAAACGTCGATCAGAAGCTTGCAGGAAGTGATGCTGCTCTCTGACAAGGTCAAGTTGCTTGTGGCTCACCCTGGAATGGGAAAATCAACAGAAATTTTTACCTTAGCTCAAGAATTCAAGCGACGTGAACCTGCTTGTTGGGTGGTCACTGTAGTTCTGAGTGAGCACATTGATTACCTGAGTGGTTGTTCAGATTCTGCAGTTGAACTTCTGTTACAAGCAGGAAAGTTCAAGAATGACTTCGCTAAGTCATTGTTCAAACACGAGTTAGATCATGGTGGCAATATTGTGATACTGATAGATGGGTTTGATGAGATCTGCCCGGATTATACAGGGAAGGTGTTACACATGTTAAGACAATTTATTATCCACTGTAAATTCAAACAGCTTTGGATCACTTCTCGTTCTTTTCTGAAGGAGATGCTAGAGGAATCGTTCTCACGTCTTTCATTTGAACTTCAGCCATTCACAAAGCAGGATCAACATGATTTCCTTGCTAAACTTTGGAATGATATGAGTGATGGTCCATATAACTTAGACATATTTATTGCCTGTGTGTTGGAAGTGACAGGAAATTCGTTGAATGACAAACTTGGCCAATTCACAGAAATTCCTCTGCAGACTCGCATGTTAGCTGAAGTATTTCGAAGTGAAGCTTCTCATTTTTGTCAGTCAGGTGAGATGAACATTGACCGCAAACTGAATTTGTTGGAACTAGCTAACAGATTTGTAGATAGAAAGTGGAATATCTTTGTTTCTGAAAAGGGCCGAGTAGATGTAACAAATCTGGTGCAGCATCGGATACTGCGGCTTCTGAGGAAAGAGTATGTGAACGACCACATGGCCTGTGCCGTGCATTCCTTGCTGACGACTGAAGACTTCAACAGACTACAGTCCTCTAAGGATATTATGAGACGAGTTGAAGGTTTCCAGGACCAATTTCGAAATGGAAATGAGAAGAGCGGAATTGTTGCTCaaattgtaaattccaaagcAATGTTCATACACAGAACATTTCTAGAGTTCTTTGCCGGGAAGTGGTTCACAAAAAATGTCGAACACGAAggagaatatataaaacagatatTATTGAGAGAAGAGTTCGTAATCGTGAGAGAGTTTTTTGATAGGATTCTGGCAGAAGGATTTGAATTGCATACTGCCATCCTAAATGAAGACAAAGATTATGTTCTCAAATTGCTGTCCTCCCCTGAATGTGATATGAATGGAAAGGATAAGGGTGGGAGAACACCCTTGCACTTAGCAGTTATCAATCATGCTGAAAGCAGTAACTTTTCACCTAATAAAACTGTGTGTGAAATCATTGAACTATTATTGCAGAATCATTGTGATTGTAACGCTGAAGATGGAGTGTTTCACTGGCGACCCCTGACACTTGCTGACAAGATACAAGCGTGGTCAGCTGCTGACATGCTGCTGGGCAGCGGTGCTGAAAGTAGTGACATGATATTCACTATGGAATTGATCGAGGGTGAGCAAGGTGATCAATTTTTGTGCAGACTTTTGAAGATTGTTGCATTACAGGGATATGTGAATATTGCAAAGTTGATGTTTAAATGTGGCCTTTGTGTGAATCATCCCCTTGAGGCACattttaatacgaatatttatcCCAATGCTATTACTGCCACATTGTTACACATAGCATCTTCTGCAGGACAAACGAAACTGGTAGAATTTTTGCTCGAGGCTGAAGAAACAGAAGGATTTCTAAAGAAAAGGGCTTTGGTTGGGGATGACAACCAACTTCATCTAGACACTGAGAAGACTTCGGTATATACAACAACGAAAGAGCGTCTAGAAATGAGAGACTCTGATCACAGAACTCCCTTGTTCTGGGCTGCTGTCAAAGGTCGTCTAGAAACTGTTAAGATGCTGGTTGGCAAAGGTGCAAATGTTAATACAGACGATGCGTGCAAACAAACTCCTTTATATTATGCAATTTCTGGTTGCCATGCGGAAGTTGTGAAGTTCTTAATAGAAAATGGCGCTAATGTTAAAGTATGTGATAAGGATGGTGACAGTGTAATATTCACTGCACTCTTATCTGGGAATTTGGATATTTTGAGACTACTAATtgataaaggcgctgatgttgATGCATGTAACAAGTTAAGTAAGAGTCTAATATTCACTGCTGTGGAAAGAGATAATGTGGATATTGTGAGACTCCTAATTGGTAAAGGCGCTAATGTTAATGCATGCAACATGTATGGTGAGAATCCAGTATTCTCTGCTGTAGAAGAAGGTAATGTGGATATTGTGAGACTCCTAATTGATAATGGTGCTGATGTTAATGCATGTAACGTGTATGGTGAGAGTCCAATATTCACTGCTGTAGAAGAAGGTAATGTGGATATTGTGAGACTCCTAGtggataaaggcgctgatgttaatgcatGTAACAAGGATGGTGAGAGTCCAGTATTCGCTGCTGTAGAAGGAGGTAATGTGGAGATTGTGAGACTCCTAGtggataaaggcgctgatgttaCTGCCCGTAACATGTATGGTGATAGTCCATTGTCAATTGCAGAAAGAAAAGGTAACCTGGAAATTGTAAGCGTCTTAAAGAGAAAGAACTGCTAA